A genomic window from Fusarium verticillioides 7600 chromosome 5, whole genome shotgun sequence includes:
- a CDS encoding 50S ribosomal protein L22e produces MAPQAKKSGKAQKQTKKYIIDASQPASDKIFDVSAFEKFLQDRIKVEGRTNNLGDNVVVKQTGEGKIEITAHNELSGRYLKYLTKKFLKKQQLRDWLRVVSTSRGVYELKFFNVVNDEADEDDE; encoded by the exons ATGGCTCCTCAGGCA AAGAAGTCGGGCAAGGCCcagaagcagaccaagaag TACATCATCGATGCTTCTCAGCCTGCCAGCGACAAGATCTTCGACGTCTCCGCCTTTGAGAAGTTCCTCCAGGACCGTATCAAGGTCGAGGGCCGCACCAACAACCTCGGCGACAACGTTGTTGTCAAGCAGACCGGTGAGGGCAAGATCGAGATCACCGCCCACAATGAGCTCTCTGGTCGCTACCTCAAGTACCT GACCAAgaagttcctcaagaagcagcagctccgTGACTGGCTCCGTGTCGTTTCCACCTCCCGAGGTGTCTACGagctcaagttcttcaacgtCGTTAACGACGAGGctgacgaggacgacgagtAA